A region from the Arvicola amphibius chromosome 12, mArvAmp1.2, whole genome shotgun sequence genome encodes:
- the LOC119802867 gene encoding PRAME family member 12-like: MSFQATPTLLHLAVQSLLTDEALAVSGLQDLPMELFPLLFKEAFTQKRFMVLKAMVQVWPFPCLPLGGLMKMKASYLENLQIILDGINILLEQKVHPRSHKLRVLDLRAIHKDFWNVWAGDEAAAGSLEVKHKKKAQDRGERIVAKQSLKVFIDICLKPRALDACMSYLLLWVEGRTGLLGCKKLKISTIALQKIVKVLEMLELDDIEEVEVWCTWKLSTLASFAPYMGQMRNLRKFLLSDVCIPVPISLEEKEKLMDQFTSQFHNLEYLHELSLDSTSFFEGQLDRLLRCLKVPLETLSITDSQLLESDLNSLTQCPGISQLKHLDLSGVTLTNISPKCLRVLLETVAATLKTLNLENCRIMDSQLSALLPALSSCSQLTTFNYVKNPISVALLKRLLCHTARLNHLSLEMYSTPWEIYGGPVAFHHKRLEQLREELRRTVEPLKPTRTVLIRIISSSPFGY; encoded by the coding sequence ATGAGCTTCCAGGCCACACCCACACTCCTGCATCTGGCAGTGCAGAGCCTGCTGACGGACGAGGCCTTGGCCGTCTCTGGCCTGCAGGACCTGCCCATGGAgctcttccctctgctcttcaaGGAGGCCTTCACCCAGAAACGGTTTATGGTCCTGAAGGCGATGGTGCAGGTCTGGCCCTTCCCTTGTCTCCCACTGGGAGGTCTGATGAAGATGAAGGCATCTTACCTGGAGAACTTACAAATCATACTGGATGGAATTAATATACTGCTTGAACAGAAGGTTCACCCCAGGAGCCACAAACTGAGAGTTCTGGATTTACGTGCTATACACAAGGACTTCTGGAACGTATGGGCTGGAGATGAGGCAGCTGCTGGCTCTCTAGAGGTCAAGCATAAGAAGAAAGCACAAGACAGAGGTGAAAGGATAGTGGCCAAGCAGTCGTTGAAGGTGTTTATAGACATATGCCTCAAGCCAAGAGCCCTGGATGCATGCATGTCCTACCTCCtgctgtgggtggaagggaggacagGCTTGCTGGGCTGTAAGAAGCTGAAGATCTCCACAATCGCTCTCCAGAAGATCGTGAAGGTTCTGGAAATGCTAGAGCTGGACGATATTGAGGAAGTGGAAGTATGGTGCACCTGGAAACTGTCCACCCTGGCCAGCTTTGCTCCCTACATGGGCCAGATGCGCAATCTCCGCAAGTTCCTTCTCTCTGATGTCTGTATCCCAGTCCCTATTTCCCTCGAGGAGAAGGAGAAGTTGATGGACCAGTTTACCTCGCAGTTTCACAACCTGGAGTACCTCCATGAGCTCTCGCTGGACTCCACCTCCTTCTTTGAAGGTCAACTGGACCGATTGCTCAGGTGCCTGAAGGTCCCCTTGGAGACTCTGTCTATCACTGACAGCCAGCTTTTGGAATCAGATTTGAATTCCCTGACCCAGTGTCCAGGCATCAGTCAGCTCAAACATCTGGATCTGAGTGGTGTCACACTGACCAACATAAGTCCCAAGTGCCTCCGAGTCCTGCTAGAGACAGTCGCAGCTACCCTGAAGACGCTGAACCTGGAGAACTGTAGAATTATGGACTCCCAGCTCAGTGCCCTCCTGCCGGCTCTGAGCAGCTGCTCCCAGCTCACCACGTTCAACTACGTCAAGAATCCCATCTCTGTGGCTCTTCTGAAACGCCTGCTCTGCCACACTGCCAGGCTGAACCACTTATCCTTGGAGATGTATTCTACCCCGTGGGAGATTTATGGTGGCCCGGTTGCTTTCCACCACAAGAGGCTAGAACAGTTACGTGAGGAGCTGAGAAGGACAGTGGAGCCCCTGAAACCCACCAGGACTGTGTTGATCAGGATCATTTCCTCTTCACCTTTTGGCTACTAG